One part of the Alistipes onderdonkii genome encodes these proteins:
- a CDS encoding DUF4121 family protein, which yields MQQSKAEDRYSCETLLSMNTLYDHEHHLTQADVDAANALVRHIERTRNPRVPQVGDRVRYTTRHGDFHGNALIEAVREDGTRSICLCPYVPFVWATAGGIGCAVSGGPFTAVMPQELKPSGAVPGDFCAWGHCGACGNGVVRFCAEVPLWEYREPESLYGDFSTEKWRKISLYKDTECRSSDLYWGDCISFRTEEEFQRFLSDYEGTVFAAPGPKSVIVWCYRDEQTAVSQEGWDVLDAPVTERRIYNAPQPVKLVKDHGRHTTVCYFVRPEFSYK from the coding sequence ATGCAACAATCCAAAGCCGAAGATCGGTACAGCTGCGAAACGCTGCTGTCGATGAATACGCTTTACGACCATGAACACCACCTGACGCAGGCGGATGTAGATGCCGCCAATGCTTTGGTGCGTCATATCGAACGTACCCGCAACCCACGTGTCCCGCAGGTCGGCGACCGGGTGCGCTATACCACGCGCCACGGTGATTTCCACGGCAATGCCCTGATCGAGGCTGTCCGTGAAGATGGAACGCGCTCGATCTGCCTGTGCCCTTACGTGCCTTTCGTGTGGGCGACAGCCGGCGGCATCGGCTGCGCGGTCAGCGGCGGGCCTTTTACAGCCGTGATGCCGCAAGAGCTGAAGCCTTCCGGTGCTGTGCCGGGGGATTTCTGTGCTTGGGGACATTGCGGCGCCTGCGGCAACGGAGTCGTCCGGTTCTGCGCCGAGGTGCCGTTGTGGGAATACCGGGAACCGGAATCGCTTTACGGCGATTTCTCGACCGAGAAATGGCGCAAGATCAGCCTTTACAAGGATACGGAGTGCCGAAGCAGCGATCTTTACTGGGGCGATTGCATTTCGTTCCGGACAGAGGAGGAGTTCCAACGTTTTCTCTCCGATTACGAAGGAACCGTATTTGCGGCTCCCGGCCCGAAATCCGTCATCGTCTGGTGCTATCGGGATGAGCAGACCGCCGTATCGCAAGAGGGGTGGGATGTGCTCGATGCTCCCGTTACAGAGCGGCGCATCTACAACGCGCCCCAACCCGTAAAACTCGTCAAGGATCACGGGCGGCACACCACGGTCTGCTATTTCGTCAGACCGGAATTTTCTTATAAATAA
- a CDS encoding RNA polymerase sigma factor, with protein sequence MIADGEYVPDLKNISDGQLFALIAAKDDLAHAAYRVLYDRYAQLIWSLCCDAGSKLVRRNKEQFVEELFSQTMIKIYVHPTYDPIRGKVSTWISGIARNTAFDLLKEWNDHTQTTVEPIPEFSSEEDESTTSSPLHLLLTQALEMLSDREKDILLTYLMYEDGTKYLPGTVLQELCTRHGITADNARQIKSRAMKKLRQQIQLLEMDK encoded by the coding sequence ATGATTGCAGATGGAGAATATGTCCCAGACCTTAAAAATATAAGCGACGGTCAATTGTTTGCACTGATTGCCGCCAAAGATGATCTTGCACATGCGGCATATCGTGTGTTATATGACCGATATGCACAATTAATCTGGTCCTTATGCTGCGACGCTGGCAGTAAATTGGTCCGCCGGAATAAAGAACAATTTGTCGAGGAACTTTTCTCGCAGACCATGATTAAAATATACGTTCATCCAACCTACGATCCTATCAGAGGAAAGGTTTCGACCTGGATCTCCGGCATCGCCAGAAACACGGCATTCGACTTGCTGAAAGAATGGAATGACCACACACAAACCACAGTCGAACCGATACCCGAATTTTCTTCGGAGGAGGATGAGTCTACGACATCATCACCCCTGCATTTATTGCTAACTCAGGCTCTCGAAATGCTATCCGACCGGGAAAAAGACATATTGTTGACATACTTGATGTATGAGGATGGAACCAAGTATTTGCCTGGAACTGTTTTACAGGAGCTCTGTACAAGACATGGAATAACCGCCGACAACGCACGTCAAATAAAGTCACGGGCCATGAAGAAGTTACGTCAACAGATTCAGCTGTTGGAAATGGACAAATGA
- a CDS encoding DUF3408 domain-containing protein — translation MYYDLFSEPHLFGIPPLTALLLASIFIRRLPAFSLRQAAMTTSSLLQPAVATETPAIRIPSAAACLKTMTKAASSGQGIAGTAHVKPGGAVAKAPKSRRRRTAVPYFEQTFMNLMEIRQRAALYVSIGTKRKILEVVKKIGGEYMTATSYVENILRQHLELYKDDINRIHKEQNTKELL, via the coding sequence GTGTATTACGATCTTTTTTCCGAGCCGCACCTATTCGGTATTCCGCCCCTCACGGCACTGCTTCTTGCATCAATTTTTATTCGGAGGCTTCCGGCTTTTTCCTTACGGCAAGCTGCCATGACAACCTCATCCCTTCTCCAGCCTGCGGTCGCAACCGAAACACCTGCCATTAGGATTCCTTCGGCGGCAGCCTGTCTTAAAACCATGACGAAAGCAGCCTCCTCCGGGCAGGGCATTGCCGGCACTGCGCATGTAAAACCCGGCGGTGCGGTGGCAAAGGCGCCGAAATCCCGGCGTCGGAGGACTGCCGTCCCCTATTTCGAACAGACCTTTATGAACTTAATGGAGATCAGGCAGCGTGCAGCACTCTATGTCAGCATCGGAACCAAACGTAAAATTCTGGAAGTCGTAAAGAAAATCGGCGGGGAGTATATGACCGCAACTTCTTATGTCGAGAATATCCTGCGGCAGCATCTCGAATTGTATAAAGACGATATCAACCGCATTCACAAAGAGCAAAACACAAAAGAACTTTTATAA
- a CDS encoding ParA family protein, with product MMEPVNISICNQKGGIGKSTFTVLLASYLHYTLGHDVLVVDCDYPQWSIHAQRERELAVVEHSDYYKLMMVRQFKATGRKLWPLLKCMPPEAPEEVERIRQNGYLPRVILYDLPGTVNAGGVIRILSSLDAVFIPLKADKLVMESSLTFARGIEHGFVQDKDTSLQAAHLFWTMIDRRERTPLYDQYEAIIHKLGLSLMATHVPYRSKFNKELLPDGSGICRSTLLAPERIFAREAQIEALAAEILEILKIR from the coding sequence ATGATGGAACCTGTAAACATTTCAATCTGCAATCAGAAAGGCGGCATCGGAAAATCCACATTCACGGTATTGCTGGCCAGCTACCTGCATTACACTTTGGGGCATGACGTTCTTGTCGTGGACTGCGACTATCCGCAATGGTCGATCCATGCCCAGCGCGAACGCGAACTGGCAGTCGTGGAGCACAGCGACTACTACAAGCTGATGATGGTACGCCAGTTCAAGGCTACGGGTCGGAAATTGTGGCCCTTGCTGAAGTGTATGCCTCCCGAGGCTCCCGAAGAGGTGGAGCGCATCCGGCAAAACGGTTATCTGCCGCGCGTAATTCTCTACGACCTGCCGGGAACCGTAAATGCCGGGGGCGTGATCCGGATACTTTCCTCCTTAGATGCCGTCTTCATTCCTTTGAAGGCCGACAAACTCGTCATGGAGAGTTCCCTTACGTTCGCACGGGGAATAGAGCATGGATTCGTTCAGGACAAGGACACCTCATTGCAGGCCGCCCATCTTTTCTGGACGATGATCGACCGTCGGGAGCGTACTCCTCTTTACGATCAGTATGAGGCGATCATTCATAAACTCGGATTGTCGCTCATGGCGACGCATGTTCCCTACCGTTCGAAATTCAACAAGGAACTGCTGCCCGACGGCTCGGGTATCTGTCGTTCGACACTTCTGGCTCCGGAGCGCATCTTCGCCCGCGAAGCGCAGATCGAGGCACTGGCGGCAGAAATCCTCGAAATCCTTAAAATACGATAA
- a CDS encoding relaxase/mobilization nuclease domain-containing protein — MVANIRSGSSPGGALRYNKEKVDKDEAEVLLWQKMLEPYDKCGRLDIDACMESFMPYLEANRRTTNTVFHASLNPSPEDRLTDEQLRKIACEYMERMGYGEQPYIVFKHKDISREHLHIVSLRVDEQGRKLPHDFEARRSMEILRDLERKYGLHPSVKGQGLTDREGLRKVNYSEGNVKQQISSVARSCLRNYKCSSYGEFRTLLELLNVSVEERTGTVDGRDYAGVIYGAMTDDGYGIGTPFKSSRIGKDVGYKALQKYYERSKSALKQDGTLDRLRQTVKDAMSPDNTREEFRQLLKADGIDVVFRINPVGRIYGATFIDHNAGIVANGSVLGKEFSANVFNELYPAPKETQQVAERQAEQKHEVQNHAANPISGIVDTVLDLADTQAYEEQQRQMQQRRKKRRHRS; from the coding sequence GTGGTTGCGAATATAAGATCGGGCTCCTCGCCCGGTGGGGCTTTGCGCTATAACAAGGAGAAAGTGGATAAGGATGAAGCCGAAGTGCTCCTCTGGCAGAAGATGCTCGAACCATACGATAAATGCGGACGCCTTGACATTGACGCCTGCATGGAGAGCTTCATGCCGTATCTCGAAGCCAACCGCAGGACTACGAACACGGTTTTCCATGCCTCGCTGAACCCTTCACCGGAGGACAGGCTGACAGACGAACAGCTCCGGAAAATCGCCTGTGAGTACATGGAACGCATGGGTTACGGCGAACAGCCTTATATCGTTTTCAAGCACAAGGACATTTCCAGAGAGCATCTCCATATCGTGTCACTGCGTGTCGATGAGCAGGGCCGCAAACTCCCGCACGATTTCGAGGCCCGGCGCTCGATGGAGATTCTGCGTGACTTGGAGCGGAAATACGGTCTGCATCCGAGCGTCAAGGGACAGGGACTGACGGACAGGGAGGGCCTGCGGAAGGTGAATTATTCCGAGGGGAATGTCAAGCAACAGATTTCGTCCGTCGCCCGGTCGTGTCTGCGAAATTACAAATGCTCGTCGTATGGAGAATTCCGCACCCTGTTGGAGCTGCTCAATGTTTCGGTCGAGGAACGTACGGGAACCGTCGACGGACGGGACTATGCCGGAGTGATTTACGGTGCCATGACCGACGATGGCTACGGTATCGGCACGCCGTTCAAATCGAGCCGTATCGGAAAAGATGTCGGCTATAAGGCCCTTCAAAAGTATTATGAGCGGTCGAAGAGCGCGTTGAAGCAGGACGGGACACTCGACCGGCTGCGGCAAACAGTCAAAGACGCCATGAGCCCGGACAATACAAGGGAAGAGTTTCGGCAACTGTTGAAAGCGGACGGTATCGATGTCGTGTTCCGCATAAATCCCGTGGGAAGGATTTACGGTGCGACCTTCATCGACCACAACGCAGGCATCGTTGCCAACGGATCGGTGCTGGGAAAAGAGTTTTCGGCCAATGTTTTCAATGAATTGTATCCGGCTCCGAAAGAGACGCAACAGGTTGCAGAACGACAGGCGGAACAGAAACATGAAGTGCAAAACCATGCCGCCAATCCTATTTCTGGCATTGTCGATACGGTATTGGATTTGGCCGACACGCAGGCTTATGAAGAACAGCAACGGCAGATGCAACAAAGGCGTAAAAAAAGACGACATCGTTCCTGA
- a CDS encoding SAVED domain-containing protein — translation MDILTKKKYNKAYIAHIVADSLDGPRGDPERSEKLANEISNLMLLCDPHHTLIDKDVANHPEDRLVEMKRKHEERIARITAIAPEKESEIILYGANIGKHASPLSYAEACRTLTPNFYPASSTAIEIGLKNSSMTDCSDAYWNAEETNLCEQVKEQILPRMRRGEAKHYSVFALAPQPLLIKFGTMINDLQNVRVYQKHREPNTWKWLDDGPVWQIELIEPSRRNGIPALVIGLSATVQDERIIRVLGDEVGIWRITIPDPNNDSLRNEASLSLFRQCVRRALDTIKARHGLTELHVFPVMPVAAAVEFGRVWMPKADMPLTIYDQNKGREGFYKTIQID, via the coding sequence ATGGATATACTCACGAAAAAGAAGTACAACAAAGCATACATAGCGCATATTGTGGCGGATAGCCTCGACGGGCCTCGAGGAGACCCCGAACGCTCTGAAAAATTGGCCAATGAAATAAGTAACCTGATGCTGCTTTGCGATCCGCATCACACCTTAATTGACAAGGATGTTGCCAATCATCCCGAAGATCGATTGGTTGAGATGAAGCGCAAACACGAAGAACGTATCGCCCGTATTACAGCTATAGCTCCGGAAAAAGAGTCGGAGATCATCCTTTACGGTGCGAATATCGGGAAACACGCTTCACCGTTGAGCTATGCCGAGGCATGTCGGACTTTAACGCCGAACTTTTATCCGGCCAGCAGTACGGCAATTGAAATAGGATTGAAGAATTCGTCCATGACCGATTGCTCCGACGCCTATTGGAATGCAGAAGAAACCAATCTGTGTGAACAAGTGAAAGAACAGATCCTGCCACGAATGCGCAGAGGCGAAGCAAAGCATTATTCGGTGTTTGCATTGGCTCCTCAGCCACTGCTGATCAAGTTTGGCACCATGATCAATGATCTGCAAAATGTGCGGGTCTATCAGAAGCACAGAGAACCTAATACGTGGAAATGGCTTGATGATGGACCGGTCTGGCAAATTGAACTGATCGAGCCTTCACGGCGTAACGGAATCCCGGCATTAGTGATCGGATTAAGCGCTACGGTGCAAGATGAACGAATCATCAGGGTGTTGGGAGACGAAGTGGGTATATGGCGCATCACGATTCCAGACCCCAACAATGACAGTCTCAGAAATGAGGCGTCGCTCTCCCTGTTTCGGCAATGTGTCCGACGGGCCTTGGACACTATCAAAGCCCGCCATGGCCTTACGGAACTGCATGTATTTCCGGTTATGCCCGTTGCTGCCGCAGTCGAGTTTGGCCGAGTTTGGATGCCTAAAGCGGATATGCCCTTGACCATCTACGACCAGAATAAAGGACGTGAAGGCTTTTATAAAACGATTCAAATTGATTAA
- a CDS encoding mobilization protein: MTTTKKRIGRPTTTDPRVHRYNFKLTTEENIRFKQMLCKAGLEHNRSRFIVKRIFNEEFVVVKRDPSKVQFIARLNDFYFQFQKLGNNYNQIVKAINAHFSNVAIPHQIAMLEQRTRELKALSIEILNLAKQAKEWLRI; this comes from the coding sequence ATGACAACCACGAAAAAGAGGATCGGACGCCCGACAACGACAGATCCCAGAGTCCACAGGTATAATTTCAAACTCACCACGGAAGAGAATATCCGCTTTAAGCAGATGCTTTGTAAGGCAGGATTGGAGCATAACCGCAGCCGGTTTATCGTCAAAAGAATCTTCAACGAGGAGTTCGTCGTCGTCAAACGCGACCCTTCGAAGGTGCAGTTCATCGCCCGGCTGAACGACTTTTATTTCCAATTTCAAAAGCTCGGGAACAACTATAACCAGATCGTAAAAGCCATCAACGCGCACTTTTCCAACGTTGCTATCCCGCATCAGATCGCTATGCTGGAGCAGCGAACCCGCGAACTGAAAGCCCTCAGTATCGAGATTCTCAACCTCGCAAAACAGGCTAAGGAGTGGTTGCGAATATAA
- a CDS encoding DUF3408 domain-containing protein: MAKKPKIEVDEDLMRQMIAGQAPLTSKVVRRIPDDEPEDTHDAPRETPDAEEQSPPSDDGSESRHRRMIPAPDYERTFLAPANFDNRASLYVGTATKRKLLEIFKRIGGERLTATAYIDNILRYHIEVFREEINRIYKKRNPKNIV, from the coding sequence ATGGCCAAGAAACCGAAAATCGAAGTCGACGAAGACCTCATGCGCCAGATGATCGCCGGGCAGGCGCCTCTTACCTCGAAAGTCGTCCGGCGAATCCCCGACGACGAACCTGAAGATACTCACGATGCGCCCCGGGAGACCCCGGATGCAGAAGAACAATCGCCACCTTCGGACGACGGGTCTGAATCCCGGCATCGGCGAATGATCCCCGCACCCGATTACGAACGGACTTTTCTCGCTCCGGCAAACTTTGACAACAGGGCCTCGCTGTATGTCGGTACGGCAACCAAGCGCAAACTTCTGGAAATATTCAAAAGAATCGGCGGGGAGCGTCTGACCGCAACAGCCTATATAGACAATATTCTGCGGTATCATATCGAAGTTTTCCGCGAAGAGATAAACCGCATTTACAAAAAACGCAATCCCAAAAATATCGTTTAA
- a CDS encoding nucleotidyltransferase yields the protein MNTEQVKQFDSIFNALSESLDITETQYEAAVRSYRAVGDWLAKADSVLVSYNPIIRAQGSFMLGTMIRPLNEQDDLDIDLVCELTGKGASWTQYDLKHKVGNRLKDHETYKRMLDEEGRRCWTLKYAQESNYHMDILPCLVAKDYKTVMERSFSASLGAIRELDNLAIRITDKESANYRYDPSPENWMKSNPFGYGIWFIQRATAGDRQKMMLLAESVRAVPKYQSNKTPLQRAVQILKRHRDIMFAGDEDKPVSIIITTLAAKAYQGEGAITEALQTILIHMDKYILNEFDPQSGKTIKKVENPVNPEENFADKWIEHPKRQDNFYKWLEKVRKDLSLILQLRGMHVIAESMMPRFGRQAVSQGFDSLAEKARSLRESGTMKMAAGSGILGSAGSVSAKAHHFFGNHE from the coding sequence ATGAATACAGAACAGGTAAAACAATTCGACAGCATTTTCAATGCCCTTAGCGAGTCTTTGGATATTACGGAGACTCAGTATGAAGCCGCGGTTCGCAGTTATCGGGCCGTTGGTGATTGGTTGGCAAAGGCGGACTCGGTTTTGGTCTCCTATAATCCGATCATCAGAGCCCAAGGATCATTTATGCTGGGCACGATGATTCGACCCTTGAATGAGCAGGATGATCTGGATATAGACCTTGTCTGCGAACTCACAGGAAAAGGCGCTTCGTGGACACAATATGATCTGAAGCATAAGGTGGGTAACAGGCTGAAAGATCATGAAACCTATAAAAGAATGCTTGATGAAGAGGGGCGTAGATGCTGGACCTTGAAATATGCTCAGGAGTCCAACTACCATATGGACATCCTTCCGTGTTTGGTTGCGAAAGATTATAAGACCGTGATGGAGCGCTCGTTTTCAGCTTCATTGGGGGCAATACGTGAACTGGATAATCTTGCCATTCGCATTACCGACAAGGAGAGCGCAAATTACAGGTATGATCCTTCACCCGAAAACTGGATGAAGAGTAATCCGTTTGGATATGGGATCTGGTTTATTCAACGGGCAACAGCAGGAGATCGGCAAAAAATGATGTTGCTGGCGGAATCGGTACGAGCGGTTCCGAAATATCAGTCCAACAAAACTCCATTGCAAAGGGCCGTGCAGATTCTCAAGCGACACCGGGACATCATGTTTGCCGGAGATGAAGATAAACCCGTCTCCATCATCATCACAACCCTTGCAGCAAAAGCATATCAGGGAGAAGGTGCGATTACCGAAGCCTTGCAAACGATTCTTATACATATGGATAAGTACATACTCAATGAGTTTGATCCACAAAGCGGCAAAACGATCAAGAAAGTGGAAAATCCCGTAAATCCAGAGGAAAACTTTGCTGACAAATGGATCGAACACCCTAAGCGTCAAGATAACTTCTATAAGTGGCTGGAAAAGGTCAGAAAAGATTTGTCGCTGATTCTGCAGTTGCGCGGTATGCATGTGATAGCAGAATCCATGATGCCCCGTTTTGGACGACAAGCTGTCTCTCAAGGATTTGATTCCCTGGCCGAGAAGGCAAGATCCTTAAGAGAATCCGGGACGATGAAGATGGCTGCGGGCAGCGGTATCTTGGGCTCTGCCGGTAGTGTGTCGGCCAAGGCTCACCATTTTTTCGGGAATCATGAGTAA
- a CDS encoding conjugal transfer protein TraO has protein sequence MYKAFKVGANLNYRNLNRDLVKANTVTVGPELAYYALKGRKFSLLGIAAGTIGYQKAKAKSDLVYLAKSKAFVYGYEVGIRPEMLLSPKVALFAEYRFEMLFNSILRNNNHVGLGCVIYL, from the coding sequence GTGTACAAGGCTTTCAAGGTGGGGGCAAACCTTAATTACCGGAATCTAAACCGGGATCTGGTAAAGGCAAACACCGTGACGGTCGGCCCGGAGTTGGCCTATTACGCCCTGAAAGGACGGAAATTCTCGCTCCTGGGGATCGCAGCCGGGACGATCGGCTACCAAAAAGCCAAGGCGAAAAGCGATCTTGTGTACCTGGCGAAAAGCAAGGCTTTCGTGTATGGATACGAGGTCGGGATAAGGCCGGAAATGTTGCTAAGCCCGAAAGTGGCTCTTTTTGCCGAATACAGGTTTGAAATGTTGTTTAACTCCATTCTCCGGAATAACAACCATGTCGGCCTGGGGTGCGTGATCTATTTATAA